Within the Paenibacillus sp. AN1007 genome, the region TGACAGCAAATGGATCATTGGACAGCATCAGCAGGCCATTGAACGTTACGGTTATTTGATCCCGTGGGATTTATTAATTACCGAAGGGTATATTGTGCTTCATGCGGACTCGACGGTGGCAAGGTTAACCGGAGCAGATACCAAACTGACTGCAGAGGCTGCGGCTGCGTACGCTCAGGCTGGGGAGAGACTGCTCAACCTACCTATTATATATATGGAATACAGCGGGACATTTGGTGATATGGAGCTGGTAGGCGAGACACACAGACAGCTGGACCGGGCACATCTCATTTATGGCGGCGGTATTGATACGGCGGAGAAGGCAGGACAAGCTGCCCAGGCAGCAGATACCGTTGTTGTCGGTAATGTAGTGTACAGCAATTTACAGCAAGCGCTGGACACAGTACAAGCTGTGAAAGGCGCCTGACCGGTTTAGTTTACCAATCCCCCACATCCCTCTTGGAATCTGTTAAAATAGAACTTCGGCTTTTATGACGAAGTAATATCGCATTGATGAGATGTAAACCTTTTATAACAATTACGATTTATGGTTTATCAGAATTTAAAATTGCAGGAGCAATCTGAAATTTATAAAAACTGAAAAGCTGCTGCAGTTTTCTTGTTGTTTTACCTAACTCTAAGTATAAGGAGACTATGTTTACACGCGAACGGAGAGGACAGAAATAAGCTGGAGAAGCGGAGTGTTCGCCTTTATTACCGGATATTAACCACTAGAAAACAGTTGAAAAAAATCCAGGAATAACAGCGATTGAAAGCTTATTCTGTCATCGGAGTGACAAAGTGTAACCTCAAGCCCCTTATACGATCAACCAACGAAAGGAGCATGCATGCATGCAACCTGTAAATATACATGACGCCGTCGCACGGCTCAATACGCCTCAGCGCCAAGCTGTCGAGGCAACGGATGGACCGCTGCTCATTATGGCTGGCGCGGGCTCGGGCAAAACCCGGGTGCTGACACACCGGATCGCCTATCTGATCGCAACACGGAAAGCACCGCCGTGGGGCATTTTGGCGATTACCTTTACCAATAAAGCCGCACGTGAGATGCAGGATCGGGTATCTCAGCTCGTAGGCGGTTCTCAGGGCCGCGACATTTGGGTATCTACCTTCCACTCCATGTGTGTGCGCATTTTGCGCCGCGACATTGAACGGATCGGTTTTACATCGAACTTCAGCATTTTGGACTCATCCGACCAGCTCTCCGTTATTCGCAGCTGTATGAAAGATCAGAATATTGATACGAAGAAGTTTGAACCAAAAGCTGTTCAGGCGATGATGAGCACAGCCAAAAACGAACTGATCAGCCCTGAACAGTACGAGAAGCAGGCGGGCGACTATTTTGAAGGCATTGTAGCGAAGGTATATACGATGTATCAGCGGCGGTTAAGAGCCAATAATTCGCTCGACTTCGACGACTTGATCATGGCAACGATTCAACTGTTCAAAGAAGTGCCGGAAGTGCTCGACTTTTACCAAAAGAAATTCCAATATATTCACGTCGATGAGTATCAGGATACGAACCGTGCACAGTACATGCTGTGCCGTATGCTCGCTGACAGTCATCACCGCATCTGTGTGGTAGGAGATAGTGACCAGTCGATTTACCGCTGGCGCGGAGCGGACATTACCAATATCCTGAATTTTGAAAAGGACTACCCGGAAGCACAGACAATCCTGCTGGAGCAGAATTATCGTTCCACTTCCAACATCCTAAATGCAGCGAATGAAGTGATTGGCCTTAATACAGGCCGTAAGCCGAAGAAGCTGTGGACGGATAAAGAGGGCGGCTCCAAGATTAAGGTATACCGCGCGGATTCCGAGCACGATGAGGGGTATTTCGTAACCTCCGAGATTAGTAAAAACGTGAAGAATGGTAAATCCTATCAGCATCATGCGATTCTGTATCGTACCAATGCTCAGTCCCGGGTCATCGAGGAAATTCTGATCAAATCGGACATTCCGTATCAGATTGTCGGCGGCATCAAGTTCTATGATCGGAAAGAGATTAAGGACATTCTAGCCTATTTGCGTCTGTTATCCAACCCGGATGATGATATCAGCTTGACCCGAATTATTAATGTGCCGAAGCGCAGCATCGGGGATACGACTGTAGCCAAGCTGGCAGCAGCGGCGGGTGAACGTGGGGTTTCCATTTTCCGTGTACTGCAGGTCGTGGATGATCTGGGCTTTGCTGGCCGCACACGTAACGCGCTGGTGGAGTTCTATGATATGATTGCTGCGCTTCACCAGATGGTTGAATATTTGTCGGTTACGGAGCTGACCGAGAAAATTCTGGAGATGAGCCAGTATCGCGACGAGATGCAGAAGGAAAATACGATTGAATCCCGCGCACGGCTGGAGAATATCGAAGAGTTTCTGTCGGTAACGATGGAATTCGAGAAGAATAATGAAGACAAAACGCTCGTTTCGTTTCTAACCGATCTGGCACTCATTGCAGATATCGACAGCATGAACGACGATGAAGAGGATCAGAGCGATGCAGTCACATTGATGACCATGCACAGTGCAAAAGGTCTGGAGTTCCCGGTTGTCTTTATCGTGGGGATGGAGGAAGGTGTCTTCCCACACAGCCGCGCCTTTATGGATAACGAAGAGCTGGAGGAAGAACGCCGGCTGGCTTATGTGGGCATTACGCGAGCAGAAGAGCAGCTATTTCTGTCCTGTGCACAGATGCGGACATTGTTTGGACGCACAACGGCGAATCCGCCATCCCGGTTTCTGGATGAAATTCCGGATGAGCTCAAGGAAGATACCTCCATCGCACGTGACCGTTACCGTCGTGGAACCAGCACAGGCGGAGGCTCGTATGGAGGACGCGGTTTAGGCTCCAGTGGTGGAAGTAATTTCGGCGGAGGTGCAGGTGCGTCCAGGTTGTTTGAGCAGCAGAGCCGAAGTGGTTCATCCGCAATGGCTTCTTCTGGGCCAACGTCCCGGGTGACGACCAGCACTTCTCGTCCAACCTTTGCGGCACCAGCATCTGCTTCGAAGTCTGTTTCCTCAGACAGTGCGGCAGGATTTAAGGCAGGCGACAAAGTGCAGCATGGCAAATGGGGGACAGGTACCATTGTCGCGGTCAAAGGCAGCGGCAATGATACGGAGCTGCAGATTGCTTTCCCGGCTCCGGTTGGCGTAAAACGTCTGCTCGCCGGATTTGCCCCGATTACCAAAGTGGAATAAGAATGAAATAGCCTATTGTATGATACTGAACTGACATGAACATCCATTCTGCCATGTTCCTTGATTACAATAGGCATGTTCGTTCTACATATATTAAATTAATGGAGGGATGGCCCCATATGGACCCGATGCACCGGATGGAGCAGCTCGTTACCGAGCTGAATCAGCACAATTACCAGTACTATACGTTGGATCAGCCGCAGATCAGTGACAAGGAGTATGACCTTCTGTATGACGAACTGGTAACACTGGAACAGGAGAGCGGCATCGTTCTGCCTGATTCCCCCACGCAGCGTGTAGGGGGCGAACTGCTCAAAGGATTCAACCCGCATCGTCATTTATCCCCATTATGGAGTCTGGACAAAGCGCAGAACATTGAACAGCTGCGCAGTTGGAATACCCGGGTATTGAAGCTGGTCAATGATTACAACAGCAAAAATCCGGACAATCCTCTGCCAGAACCGGGTTATGTGATTGAGTTGAAGTTTGATGGATTGACCCTGAACCTGACCTACACGAACGGTGAACTGGTACAGGCTTCTACACGTGGAAACGGGACAGTGGGCGAAGGCATTCTTGCACAGGTCAAGACGATCAAGTCGGTTCCCCTCAAAATTCCGTATACTGGAGGCACTATTGAAGTGCAGGGTGAGGGGATCATGAATCTCTCTGTGTTGAACCGATATAACGAGACGGCCGCAGAGCCGCTCAAAAATGCCCGTAATGCCGCAGCAGGAGCGCTTCGCAACCTGAATCCGAAGACAACAGCCGAGCGCCGGTTGAATGCTTATTTTTATAACGTCGGATATTCGGACGACATTCAGTTTGCTACTCATCAGGAGATGATGGACTTCCTGCGCGATAATCGTTTCAAAGTGAACCCGTCCCTCACCTACTTCCACGAATTCGATGATGTGATGGAGCAGCTGGAAGCCATACAGGAAAACCGCGGCCAACTGGATTATCTCATTGATGGAGCGGTTATTAAACTGACAGACATGCGTACTCGTGACGTGTTAGGTTATACGGACAAGTTCCCCCGGTGGGCAGTTGCGTACAAGTTCGAGGCGGAAGAGACAACAACCGTGCTGAACGAAGTCGTGTGGAATGTCGGACGAACAGGCAAAGTGACTCCGCTGGCGCGAGTAGAGCCGGTTGAACTTGCTGGAGTTACGGTGCAGAACTGTACGCTGAACAACGTGGGTGATATCGAACGGAAAAATCTGAAGTACGCCCTTGGTTCACGTGTATTTATTCGTCGTTCCAATGATGTTATTCCCGAGATTCTCGGTAAAGTAACCGAAGAGAATGATGGCGAGGAGATCATATATCCAGAGCAGTGTCCGGCATGCGGATTCCCGCTGGAGCAGCGCGGAGCACACTTGTTCTGCAACAACAAACTGGCGTGCAAACCGCAGACCGTTGCTCGTATCTCCCATTTTGCTTCGCGGGATGCCATGGATATTGAGACATTCAGCGAGAAAACAGCGATTCAGTTGTATGATGAATTGAACGTGCGTGAACCGGCAGACCTGTATACACTGCAGTTTGACGATCTGGTGAAGCTGGAGCGATTTGGCGAAAAGAAAGCGAACAACCTTCTCGCTGCGCTGGAGCAGAGTAAAGATCGGGATCTGGCTTCGTTCCTGTACTCATTAGGTATCCCGAACACAGGTAAATCTACGACACGTATGCTTGCTGAGCATTACCGTGATCTGCATGCGATCATGAACGCGACTGCAGAAGAGCTGGTTGAGCTGCCGGACGTCGGTGGTATTGTGGCGGAGAGCATCGTTAATTTCTTTGCTGATCCGTTCACACAGGCGGCGATTGAGAAGATGCTGCAGCTGGGTGTGAAGGCACAGGCACCGGAAGCACCAGCCGCGGTGGCAGAGGATTCCTTCTTCAGCGGGAAAACAGTCGTGCTCACAGGAACACTGCATCAACTGACCCGTGAGGAAGCGACGCAGAGACTCGAGGCACTTGGTGCGAAAGTGACAGGCAGTGTATCGAAAAAGACTGATCTTGTCATTGCCGGAGAGAAGGCAGGCAGTAAATTAACGAAGGCCCATGATCTCGGTATTCCGACCATTGAGGATGAAGACGAACTGGTGCGTTTGTTAAATTCGTAAATAAAATAACTATGAATTAATGAAGGAAAGCCTCCAAGCACACGTTATGCGTGTTATTGGAGGCTTCTTTATTGGTTTTGTGAAAATTGAATTTAGAATTATGAACCATTGATATTTGGAAAACGCTGAGATGCACCGGATAACCATGCATCCTTGTCATACCCCCGTTCCTCCCAGTAGCCGATATGTTCGCTGTCAATCACCTCGATGCGGTTTAACCATTTGACCGATTTGTATGCATACATCTGCGGAATAACAAGTCGTACCGGGCCGCCGAGATCTGCAGGAATAGGTTTACCATCGTGCATAACAGCAATCATAATGTCATCCATCCGGGCCTGCTCGAGCGTGATTGCATCGGTATAGACTCCGTCACCCGAATAAAACTTGATGCTGTGGGCTCCGGGTTTTACACCGGCTTCCTCCAGAAAATGTCTCAGCGGAATGCCTTCCCACGTATTCTTGTACACCGACCAGCCCGTAACGCAGTGAAAATCACTGACTTGTACAGTGCGTGCAAGCTTTACGAACTGCTCCCAATTCCAGAGCTGCGCGCGTTCAACAAGTCCATCTACTCGGAACGACCAGTTTGCATTGGAAAATGAAGGAATAGGGGTTACGGTGTATACGCGAAAATGGCCCTCAGCTCCGCCACCCATAGGAGGTGAGGAAGCAGACAATGGCTGCGGCAGCGGAACCATCCGGTTGGGATCGTTCTCCAGCATGCTGTCTATGCTGTTATCGAACTTGAGGTTTTTACCTACCCACGATACAAAAGTGGGCCCAAGAGTGACAGCGAGCCCGATGCCCACGGCTGAGCGGATAAAGGCTCGGCGGGTGTATACCGGCTGAGGTTTTTCGACCTTGTCCGTCTTCATGCTGTGAGGAGCTTGTGGCTGACTCTGTTTATCATGGAGCAATTGGTCCGCTTGTACAGCGGAAGCAGCTGCTGGTGTGACGCGTGTATGCGAATCGTAACCTTCGGAAGGAGTTACCGACGTCTCTTTACCTTGATTTTGTGCACGAGGTTCATTCATATGAATCGAACGGCGTGAAGTGTCCTTCAACCATCGTGTTCGCGTGATGGAATGGTAGATGATATAAGGAAGTCCAACCCATGTAAGCAGATCATGAATCAAAAGAGCGGTATTGGACCAGCGGGGGCCAGCCAATTTGAACTGCCATAAAACAATACCTGATAACAGCCATCCGATCAGAAGAAAGAGAACAATGATGGTGTTTACTTTTTGCCACGGTTTATTACGAAGCTGCTTCCAATGCTTACCGGCCAGAATAAAGTAATATACTACAGGGAGAAGCATAACTAGACCGACTCCAATATGCATCCATTTCAACCAGACACGACCGATGCCCAAAGTTTCACGCCAGAAGCCGCCAATTAACATAAGACCGGTCACAGTAAGAATGACAACGACCCATGCATTCCAGGCGTGAATGGAAACCAGCTTTTTGCCGTAACCTTTACGCATCTTTTTTAACCAATCCTTCAAGTGGGTTCACCTCGCATTATTATTTATGTTGAGAATTGCAGAACCGAATGATAAACAATGTACATTTCAAGGTAAGGTCGTCGGGGCAGGGGATAGAAAGGGCTGCCAGAAAAGGCATAATGATAGCGCTATAGTCGGAGTGCTTTGATGTAAGGGGAACATTAGGGTACTCCCTCTAATTAAAGATACCTTATTATAAAGTTTTTGGATCACGTACTTCAAATTCAATCTTGTTCGAGCTGTCACTTCAATTGTTTTACTTCGCAAAGCCAAAAGTCACTCCATTTCGATCACTCGTTTAGCAATTAAAATTATTCTAACGGGGATATGATAAAATTTAAATAAAATGCTTGCTAAATGAATATCAAC harbors:
- a CDS encoding heptaprenylglyceryl phosphate synthase, yielding MIDMIKQWRHVFKLDPDRKITDEALDQICMSGTDAIIVGGSSGITYDNTVDLMSRVRRYELPCVLEVSDLEAVVPGFDGYLIPMVLNTPDSKWIIGQHQQAIERYGYLIPWDLLITEGYIVLHADSTVARLTGADTKLTAEAAAAYAQAGERLLNLPIIYMEYSGTFGDMELVGETHRQLDRAHLIYGGGIDTAEKAGQAAQAADTVVVGNVVYSNLQQALDTVQAVKGA
- a CDS encoding molybdopterin-dependent oxidoreductase, with product MKDWLKKMRKGYGKKLVSIHAWNAWVVVILTVTGLMLIGGFWRETLGIGRVWLKWMHIGVGLVMLLPVVYYFILAGKHWKQLRNKPWQKVNTIIVLFLLIGWLLSGIVLWQFKLAGPRWSNTALLIHDLLTWVGLPYIIYHSITRTRWLKDTSRRSIHMNEPRAQNQGKETSVTPSEGYDSHTRVTPAAASAVQADQLLHDKQSQPQAPHSMKTDKVEKPQPVYTRRAFIRSAVGIGLAVTLGPTFVSWVGKNLKFDNSIDSMLENDPNRMVPLPQPLSASSPPMGGGAEGHFRVYTVTPIPSFSNANWSFRVDGLVERAQLWNWEQFVKLARTVQVSDFHCVTGWSVYKNTWEGIPLRHFLEEAGVKPGAHSIKFYSGDGVYTDAITLEQARMDDIMIAVMHDGKPIPADLGGPVRLVIPQMYAYKSVKWLNRIEVIDSEHIGYWEERGYDKDAWLSGASQRFPNINGS
- the ligA gene encoding NAD-dependent DNA ligase LigA gives rise to the protein MDPMHRMEQLVTELNQHNYQYYTLDQPQISDKEYDLLYDELVTLEQESGIVLPDSPTQRVGGELLKGFNPHRHLSPLWSLDKAQNIEQLRSWNTRVLKLVNDYNSKNPDNPLPEPGYVIELKFDGLTLNLTYTNGELVQASTRGNGTVGEGILAQVKTIKSVPLKIPYTGGTIEVQGEGIMNLSVLNRYNETAAEPLKNARNAAAGALRNLNPKTTAERRLNAYFYNVGYSDDIQFATHQEMMDFLRDNRFKVNPSLTYFHEFDDVMEQLEAIQENRGQLDYLIDGAVIKLTDMRTRDVLGYTDKFPRWAVAYKFEAEETTTVLNEVVWNVGRTGKVTPLARVEPVELAGVTVQNCTLNNVGDIERKNLKYALGSRVFIRRSNDVIPEILGKVTEENDGEEIIYPEQCPACGFPLEQRGAHLFCNNKLACKPQTVARISHFASRDAMDIETFSEKTAIQLYDELNVREPADLYTLQFDDLVKLERFGEKKANNLLAALEQSKDRDLASFLYSLGIPNTGKSTTRMLAEHYRDLHAIMNATAEELVELPDVGGIVAESIVNFFADPFTQAAIEKMLQLGVKAQAPEAPAAVAEDSFFSGKTVVLTGTLHQLTREEATQRLEALGAKVTGSVSKKTDLVIAGEKAGSKLTKAHDLGIPTIEDEDELVRLLNS
- the pcrA gene encoding DNA helicase PcrA — translated: MQPVNIHDAVARLNTPQRQAVEATDGPLLIMAGAGSGKTRVLTHRIAYLIATRKAPPWGILAITFTNKAAREMQDRVSQLVGGSQGRDIWVSTFHSMCVRILRRDIERIGFTSNFSILDSSDQLSVIRSCMKDQNIDTKKFEPKAVQAMMSTAKNELISPEQYEKQAGDYFEGIVAKVYTMYQRRLRANNSLDFDDLIMATIQLFKEVPEVLDFYQKKFQYIHVDEYQDTNRAQYMLCRMLADSHHRICVVGDSDQSIYRWRGADITNILNFEKDYPEAQTILLEQNYRSTSNILNAANEVIGLNTGRKPKKLWTDKEGGSKIKVYRADSEHDEGYFVTSEISKNVKNGKSYQHHAILYRTNAQSRVIEEILIKSDIPYQIVGGIKFYDRKEIKDILAYLRLLSNPDDDISLTRIINVPKRSIGDTTVAKLAAAAGERGVSIFRVLQVVDDLGFAGRTRNALVEFYDMIAALHQMVEYLSVTELTEKILEMSQYRDEMQKENTIESRARLENIEEFLSVTMEFEKNNEDKTLVSFLTDLALIADIDSMNDDEEDQSDAVTLMTMHSAKGLEFPVVFIVGMEEGVFPHSRAFMDNEELEEERRLAYVGITRAEEQLFLSCAQMRTLFGRTTANPPSRFLDEIPDELKEDTSIARDRYRRGTSTGGGSYGGRGLGSSGGSNFGGGAGASRLFEQQSRSGSSAMASSGPTSRVTTSTSRPTFAAPASASKSVSSDSAAGFKAGDKVQHGKWGTGTIVAVKGSGNDTELQIAFPAPVGVKRLLAGFAPITKVE